The genomic DNA GTTGCCGCTTGAGCATGCTGGTGTAATCGTCGTGCGAAACGCGTGGTGAGCAGAGGGCGTGTAGGGCGCGGATCTTCAGTCGCTCCTCGCACTTCGTGCTCGTGCGCGACTCCGAGGCGTTCAAAGGATGCGCTGCGCGGGGGGCTTGTACCCAGGGCGACGCTCGTGGCTTCGCCACTCACTTGCCCTGGGCTCTGGCTAGGGCGGCCCGTTGGGCCTTGAAGGCAGCGGCGGCGCCTTTGGCGACTGGGAGGCGTTCTAAGGATGCGCTGCGCGGGGGAGTGTACCGGGGGCTGGCTTGTCGCTTCGCGACGGCGCTGCGCCCCCGGCAACGGTCGTGCGCCCTTGCGGGCGAAGAAGCGTCGCCGTTGGCGACTTGAAGGCGTTTAGAGGAAGCCGCTTCGCGGCGGAGTTTACCGGGGGTGTCGCTTATCGCTTCGCGATTGCGCTCCACGCCCCGGCTACGAGCGTACAGGGCTTCGCCCTGCTTAGACATGCATGAGTGAAGGCGCGCGAAGAGGCGGGTGCTTTGTGTGGTGTGGAGATGCAACACCCCGAGCTCGCGAGCTTTTTGCGTCATCGCTTCATTGCCTGTGTGTGTCGATCAAGGATGATGATGGCTTGGATCCATCGACGGACCCGCTCGATGCCGCGCACGTGCGGCGGGATAAGCCCCACATGGTGGGTCATTTCCAGGCGTGCAAACACACGCTCGATCACGCGCCGGAGTGACAGCAGGCCCCTGCCGAAGCCCGTCATGCTCTGCTCCAGCATGTCGATGGCTCGACGGCGGTCCGGATGCGTTCCGGACCGCCGCACGCCGCGACCCACGCGGCAGTCCTTCCGCGGAACCACCAGTTGTCCGCCCTTGCACGCGCAGAGTTCATAGAGCTTCACGCTGTCGTAGTTCGAGTCGGCCAGCACATACCCGTTCAACTCCATGTCTCGCATCATCCGCTTGGCCATCACTGCTTCATGGCAGTGCATGGGCGTGAGACGCCAGGAGACGATCGAGCCCGCGAGATCGCAGATCGCATGGAGCTTGTAGCCGCGCAGTCCCCATGCGCCGAAGGTCGCGGTCCGGTCTCCGGAGTGCGAGGCGACGCGCAGGGCCTTGCCGTCAAGAGCCAGCACCAACGCTCCCGATGCAGAGACCAGATTCTCCGCCTCCGCCGCGGCAAGTAACGCCTGGACGCTGGTGGTTCTCAGCCGCCGGCTCATCCTGCTTGGCGAGGGCAATCGACCACGCCGCCACAACGGCCATGCATCGCGTCGGCACGCCCAGGAGGTGGGTCGTCGGTGCAAGACGGCCCAGAGAAAGGTCAGCACGATGTCCGCATCGGTGAAGGTGAAGCGACCGCCACGCGGGCTCCGATCCAGCTTCCGCACGCTCGCCGCCAACACCCTCCAACTCGCGTTGTCCATGCTCGGTCTCCTGTCTGGCAGCTCCACCAGTGGGACCGAGCATGGCATGAGCCATCAGATCGCGCAAGTCTCCACAATGGAAACCCTTGGAACACATGGCGCAAAATGCTCTCGCGCTCGGGGCTCCCTTTTCGATGCGTCGTCTTCGGCGAGGAAGCGGGCGTTTCATTCTCAGACATGCTTGCTCTTCGAGCAGGCATGCCACACGAGTGAAGGAGGCGGTTGAAGGATGCCGCTGCGCGGGGGGTGCAGGGAGATCAGTCTTCGCCGCCGCCGGCGCGGAAGGAGCCGGGCCCGATGAACCAGAGGAGGTGTTTGACCTCGGCTTCGTGGAAGTCGGCACCGGGTCCGGAGCCGGTGGTGTAGGTGTGGCGTGTGTCCTGCCAGTATGGGGCGGTGGCGGGGATGGCGGCGACGTGTCCATCGGCGAAGGCGGCGGGGCGGACCCTCAGCGAGTCGTGGGAGCCGCGGTTGTCGTAGGTGGATTCGTTTCCGGGGATGATGATCTCTTCGGCGCGTCCGAAGAACTCGCGTGCGTCGCGGTGGCCGTGCTCGATGACGAAGTAATCGACGTTGTCGATGAGCATGGCGATGTCGGAGGTTCGGACGACCTGATCGAGCGTGCGCCAGGCGCGTGAGCCGTAGCGGGGGGCCCAGGCGTCGGGGGCGGCGTTGGAGATGAGGAGCGAGCCGGTGCGTTCGTTCATGACGACTTCGGAGAAGAGCCAGTAGTTGGGGGCGTGGTGGAGGTTTCCGTTGTGGGTCTGGCGGAGGTCGTCGTCGTCGGGCTTGACGTTCGGGCAGCGCCAGATGTCTACGGGAGAGTCCCATCCGAACTCGCGGCGTCGGAAGTCGCGCCCTTCGTAGCGGGCGAGGAGGGCGTTGATGAGCCAGGGGTTGGACTCCCAGCCGGTGGGGTCGGTGGTGGAGGGTTCGGTGTGGTAGAGGATGCGGGGCGGGAGCAGGCCGCTGAAGTCGTTGGCGTAGGAGAGAACTGAGACGCCCTGCTGGCGGACGTTGGAGAGGCAGAGGGTGACGCGGGCGTTGGCGCGCGCGTGTCCGAGGGCGGGGAGTAAGATGCCGACTAGGACCGCGATGATGGCGATGACGACCAGCAGCTCGTTGAGTGTGAATGCACGCGGCGTGCGGGTTGGGCTCGGGCGCGGCGTGCGCATGGAGGGAATGGTATCGGAACGGGCGGGTTGATGGAAGGGGCGGGGTGTTGCGCACCTGAACTGCGGCACACGGTGAGCGCAAGGAAGTGATGGGCGTACGTGCGGAGTTGTGCGGGAGACTCGCATGGATCGATTCAAGAGGGGCGCGGGGCGGTTCGTGGTCGAGTTCGAGTCGATGCTGTTGGGGATTGTCGCGTCCTATCTCGTTGCGGCGACGGCGATCGTGTGTGCGGTTGCGGGGTTGATGATTGCGGAGTGGGTTTGGCCGCGGGTGAGATGGATCGAGACGGCACTGGTGATCGTGGGGATTGTGTGCGGAGGCGGAGTCGGGCTGATGGCGTATGTGCAGGTGCATGAGCGGCTGACGGAGGAGAGGCGGTCGAAGTTTCTGTGGCTTCTGCTGTCGCTGATTCCGGGCGCGGGGTTGCTGATCGGGGTTTCGGAGCTGGTGATTCGGGTCCTGCGGGCGTGGGCGCGGTCGGGCGAGACGTGAATGGGTTGAGTAGAGAGGTGTGGGATAAGAGACGTGGCCTTCGGCGAGTGGATGGCGATTGGCATGGGAGGCCGCTCGCGCTTCGGACTCTGTTCAAGGCGGGGCCTTGGGCGATGGGGAGACGGGTTGTCGGGTGTCTGGTTGGTTGGTCGCCTATCCTTAGAGTCTGTCGGTTGAACGTGAGTGTTTGGCGCTCTCGTGCCGGCTGCCGTCCTTTCCTGCCGCACACATAGCCGCTCGAGAGCGATGCACGCCAATGACTCGGTGCGAACCGAGGCGTGATCGTTCCCGGGTGAGTCGAATCCCAGAGTCCGTATGCCATCCTCTTCAGCCAATATCCGTAACGTCGCGATCATCGCCCACGTCGACCACGGCAAGACCACGCTGGTGGACAAGCTGCTCATGCAGTCCGGCAACTTCCGCAAGGAGGAGCTGGAGAAGCTGCAGGGCGGTCAGCACGATCTGATCATGGACTCGAACCCGCTGGAGCGTGAGCGCGGGATCACGATCCTGTCCAAGAACTGCGCGGTGAACTATCACAGCGCGTCGGGCGAGGATTTCCGGGTCAACATCATCGACACGCCTGGGCACGCGGATTTCGGCGGCGAGGTGGAGCGTGTGCTGCGGATGGCGGACGGGTGTCTGCTGTTGGTGGATGCGTTCGACGGCCCGATGCCGCAGACGAAGTTCGTGCTGGCCAAGGCGTTGGAGGCGGGTCTGAAGCCGGTGGTGGTGATCAACAAGTGCGACAGGCCCGAGGCGCGTCCGGACGAGGTGCTTGACGAGGTGTTCGACCTGCTGGTGGATCTTGGTGCGGATGATCACGCGCTGGACTTCCACTGTGTGTACGCATCGGGGCGGGGCGGCTGGGCGACGACGGATATGGATGCGCCCGGTCAGGATCTGCGTCCGATCTTCGAGTCGATCGTGAACCATGTGCCCGCGCCGAGCGATGACGCTTCGAAGCCGGTGCAGATGCTGGTCACGACGCTTGACTGGTCGGACTATGTCGGCAGGATCGGCATCGGGCGTGTGTATGCCGGGACGCTCTCTGTCGGGCAGCAGATCACGGTGATCAAGCGGGACGGCCGGAAGCAGAACGCCAAGATCGGCAAGCTGCTTCGGTTCGAGGGGCTGGGCCGGAAAGAGGTGGAGCAGATTTCTGCGGGCGACCTGTGCGCTGTGATCGGGATCGAGGGGGTTGACATCGGCGACACGCTCGCGGATCCGGCCAACCCGGTTGCGCTGGAGCCGGTCACGGTGGATGAGCCGACGATGACGATGACGTTCCGAATCAATGATTCGCCGTTCGCGGGGCAGGAGGGTCAGTATGTGACAAGCCGGCAGATCCGCGAGCGATTGATGCGTGAGCTTGAGACGAACGTTGCGCTGCGTGTCGAGAACGGGCGGACGTCGGATGAGTTCGTTGTTTCCGGTCGCGGGCTGCTGCACCTGGGCATTCTTCTCGAGACGATGCGTCGCGAGGGGTACGAGCTTTCGGTCGGCAAGCCGGAGGTGATTCTCAAGAGCATCGACGGGGTTCTCTCGGAGCCGATGGAGTCGCTGGTGATCGATGCGCCGAACTCGGCGGTCGGCAGCGTGATGGAGCTGGTCGGATCGCGCCGGGGCGAGCTTGTGAAGATGGAGCCGCGGGGCGAGAACACGACGCACATGCTCTTCAAGATGACGAGCCGCGCGTTGATCGGTCTGCGTGGTCGGATCCTGACCGCCACTCAGGGCGAGGCGATCATGCACCACCGTTTCGAGGCGTTTGTGCCCGCGTCCGAGGACAACCTCGGGCGCATCAACGGCGTGATCATCGCGACCGAGGGCGGGCAGGTGACGCCCCATGCGGTGAATCTCGCGGCGGAGCGAGGCGTGTTGTTTGTCGCGCCGGGTGAGCAGGCGTATGCGGGGCAGATCGTGGGCGAGCACAATCGCGACAACGACCTGCCGTTTCATATCTCGCGGTTGAAGCACCTGGACAACATGCGTGCGGCGAGCAAGGACGCGACGATCACGCTGAAGCCGCCGCGGAAGATGTCGCTTGAGCAGTGCCTTGAGTACATCGAGGAGGACGAGCTTGTGGAGATCACGCCCAAGTGCGTGCGTCTGCGGAAGCGGATTCTCGATGAGAGCATGCGGAAGCGTGCGGAGCGTCAGTCGAAGGACAAGGAGCGGGCGGGCGCGGAGGCCTGATGAGTCGGGTTTCGCGCGGCTTCGACGCTGATCCGTCGGCGGCACAGGGCACGTTTGGAATGGGCGATACGTTCACTGCTGGTGAACGTGTGCTGTTGTTCGCGCCATGGGTTCGGTATGTATCGCGCCGAACGAGCTGCGAGCGAGGTGTTGTGTGCGATTCGCCACTCTTGGGCTGCTCCTTGTGGTATTCTGGCGCGGTACCACACGACATCAGCAAGGGATGGGCACCGATGTCAATGACTGAGAGCGAAGCGATCCGCTACGGCTGATACGCGAGGAATACGAGAAGGAACTCCGTAAGCTTCAGGGCCGCCTGTGCATGCTGCAAGATTGGGTGAAGCACAAGGGGCTGCGGGTGATTCGGGTTTCAACGCCACGACCCCGGAGCGGTTCCGGGGTCGCGGCCAACAAGGGAGCGATGGAAGCGTGGGCTCACACGCGACGGCGGCGACAGGCGATCAGGCCGCTGCAGGCGAGGAGGGCGACGCTGCCGGGTGCGGGCACGATGCTGTCCAGGCGGAGGATGACGGTGTGTGGAGCGTAAAGCACGGTCCACTCATAGGTCAGTGCTCCGGCGACGGTCACCGGGTCGTTGGTGAACGATCCGAGGACGCCATCCATGGCGATGAGGATGATGAACTGATCTCCGACGCGCGGCGCGATGGCACCTGGCGCGAGGTCTGCGAGTGTGACGTTGAGCACGCCACCGAGTGTCGCGACGGTGTCGACCAGCAAGAGGTCGTTGCTGACCATGTCGAGCGGGCTTCCGATATCGAGCTCCCATATGGCGTAGGGCGTGCTGGTGAACTGGTTGACGCTTGCGATGCCGACGATTCCGTCGCCGATCGTGAGCAGTCCATCGTTGACGAGGCCGATCTGGCTGAGCGACGCGCCGGGCGCGAGGTCCATGATGCCTCCGATGCCGTTGCGGAGGTTGCCTGTGCCGAGGAAGGCGGTCGCCTGATCGACGAGTGTGCGGCCTCGCATGCGGAGGGTTGAGCCGTGTGCGATGTCGACGGCCGCGCCGGAGAACTCGGTGTCGGCGGTGATCTGGACAATGCCGCCGGTGATGTTGAGACTGCCTTCGACGATCATGCGTGAGCCGGCGAGGCGAGTGATGGGAAAGAGGCCCAATCCGCCGAGGTTCATCTGGCCTGCCATGTTCCAGGCAGCTTCTGGATCGGAGAGATTGAGTGTGAAGCGTCCGAGTGCCCCGCTTGAGACGTTGATGATTGAATGGTCGCGGTTGCCGTGAATCTCAGAAAGAGCGTTCGTATTCAAGACGAATGTACTGTTGATGTCCCACACGGTGGGTGTGCTGGGGAACGTGGTCATGTAGAACGTATCTGCATCGACGACGGTCGGGCCTGCAATGGTTGCGTGTCCGAAGATCTGGCTGACCCCGTCGATGATGATGTGGCCGTCCCAGGCCGATGTCTCGTAGAGTCGCAGCAGCCCTTTGTATCCTGCTGCGTTCGGCTGCATGATGAACTCGCCGCCGCGCATTCTGACATGGTCATAGAAACCCATGCTCGCGTTCTGGCCCATGTTGAAGACGCCGCCGTTGAAAGTGGTCTCGGTGAAACCAAGATGGCCCGCGCCGAGCCAGAAGCCAGGATCGATGTGGACGCGTGCGGAGGGCTCGAAGGTGAGCGAGCTGGAGTAGACCGCGAGAGCGGAATTCAGGTTCATCTCGCCCGCGACCGTCACCGGACCGCCGCGTATCGTGGCGGGGGTATTGGCGATGTTGTCGTTCAAAACGTTGATGGTGCTGTTTGCATCGGCGGTCCAGCCCTGAGTGAGGTCCATGTCGAGGCGCGATGATCGCGACATGATGATCTCGCCGCTGAACGAGTCGGCGAGTGCAGAGCCGATGAAGCGCATGTAGGAGTTGGCGCCTGCGCTGAGATCGACGATGCCGTTGCCGGAGACGCCGTCGAGATCGAAGAGGCCGCCCGCGTTCTGGCGGAAGGTGAGCCCAGCGCCGTCGAGCCCGCGGAGACGCCCATCGTTGAGCAGTGTGATGCCGGGGCCTGCGCCGGTGCCGTTGAGGTTGAAGAACCCGATGCCTCCCACACGAGAGTTTGCTCCCACGCTGAGGATGCCATTGACGCCTGCGAAGGCCTGGCCGACCATGTCGATGCGGGCGCCGTCGCTGAGCGAGAGATTGCCGGTCGTGAGCGATGAGCCCTTCATCGGTTCGAGCAGCATTCGAGAGGCGTAGGTGGTGAGGAGGCCGAATGGGCCTGAGACGATGTTGGATCCGGTGAGGTTCGTGCTGCCCGCGACGTGGAATGAACCCATGTTGTTGCGCACGGTCATGCCGTCGGTGATCAACAGGTTGGCCATCTGCTGTGATCCGAACCCATCGTGCCAGACGGTCGCGTTCTCGGCGTTGGCGCGGCTTCCGATGAAGACATTGTGGAATGGCTGCGGGACTCCTGCCGGTGTCCAGTTACCCGGGGTTGCCCAGATGCCGCTGGCGGTGTTCCAGTGAACGTTCTGTGCGAGCGCGGGCGCGGCGAGTCCCACGGCCATCGCGAGGGCGAGTGCGTGTGAGACGTGATGTGTCGGGCGAATGATGGATGCATCACGGACATGACGTATAGCGGACATGGGTTTCTCCCTTTGGTGACACGCGGCACCGGACGAGACGGACGTCTCGTCACTCACGGGCAGGTGTCTTGGCAGGAAGAGACGCGGAAGCCAAGGGAGGAGTGCGCCAGAGAAGCGCATGCGTGTTCTGCGCCAAACTCTGCGTCACACTGCGGCCGCCGGTGGTGACCTGCGCGTGGCTGGGGGTTCTCGCGCTGGTCATCATCAGGACGAGGACCGCTGTTCTGGTCAGGTCACCAACCCCGCCGACAAGGTGTTCCGTGTCGTGCTGAAGGAGGCGGCGCGGGTAAGGCCCAGCGTGCGGTTCCTAGCACCGCACGCAGCCGCGTCCATCATCTGCTGCACCTGACGCGGCTCTCACCCGCCGCGATCCGTGCCGCGCTCACCGGCACGCTCAGCCCGCGGATCGCGCTCGAGGACCTGCACGACGCGGCGGACTCGCTCGACTGGTCGCTGCGGGCGGTCTGCCTGGGCTTGCGAAGCCATGTCGGTGCAAACCCCGCCCAGCGAGATTCTGGTTCTCACGTCATCATCGCGCGCCCGATACAAAGACGCCGCAGGGAAGAAACGGACTTCGCACCCTCACCTGAAGCCGACTCATCAAGAGTTGGCATCATGTGTGATCTGGTCAGGGTTCGGATAAACCAAGCAAGAGGATGGGGTCGGCGGCACCACGGGCTTGGCCACTACGCAGCCGAACTCTGTGGACTGACACTTGGCGGGTCTCGTCGATACTACTGCTCGATGGCGATGGAGGTGAGGTCCTCGACGGTCCAGGCACTGCCGGGTCCGGGCTGCCAACCCATGCGGAGGACGTTTCCGTTCGCATCAGTGCCGTACACGCTGAGCGTGCCAGCGGTGGAACACGAGCTGGTGAGCGCGCCGGTCGGGACGTATACGGAGGGCGTGCCGGAAGGCAGCAGGGGGGAAACGGCCCACTGCCCACCGAAGCGGGGGATCCACCAGTAGACGTGGATTGTGCCCTCCGCATCGAGTCCCACGTAGTTGATTCCCCCCCATGGAGTGGTGTACGCGGTGAGGTTGCCTCCGATGAGTTGTGGTCCGGCGTAACGCGTGGTCAGGTTGCTTACGGCCCAGTGTCCGCCGAAGCGAGGGATCCACCATGTGGTGAGCATGTTGCCGGAGCTATCGATGCCCGTGATGTTGATGCCGCCCCAAGCGGTGAGTGTGACGGCGAGTTGGCCGTAAATGGCGGGGGCGCCTGTGATGGTGCTGAGGTTGTCGGTGCGCCACTTTGTGAACGCGGGATTATTGGTGTTGATCCAGATGGACTGGATGCGGCCGAGCGTATCGACCCCGGCGAGGTGCCATGTGTCCCATTTGGGGACGTAACTCGTCAGCCCGGTGAGGTTTGGCGTGGTCTGGCCCTGTGATTCGAGGTCGGCGGAGATATCGATGAAGTCGAAGTGGGGGCCGCCTCCGGAGGCGGTTGTGAGCGACTGCTTGAAGGCGACGATACGGCCATCCTCTGTGATGCCCGCGATCACGACGATCTTCTGGCCTATTGAGATGAAGTGTGTGAGATTGCCCACAGGGGAGGCGGTCGCGCCCGTCTCGGTCGAGAGGTTGCGGAGGGTCCAATCGCCCGTGCTGGAGCGTGTGAAGAGGATGAGCCCCGAAGCCGAAGTCGCTGCCACATAGATAAGCCCGTCCTTGGGATCGGCCCAGAGCACTGCGGGTGAGGTGGCGTAGGGCGCGCCTGTCTTCTCATGCAGGTTCTCGAGCACCCACCCCTGCTCGAAGACGAGGACGTGGCCGAGCGTGTTGACCGAAACGACGCGATGCGTGTCGTTGTCGTCAGCGGCGCCGGCGGGAGCGCCGATCGAGGGGGCTGCACCGATGATCGTGACAATCGCGGCGGAGACGGCGCTCGTAAGCCCGTCGTTGTCTGTGGCGATGGCGAGGAAGGGAGTTGCACCGGGTGTCGCGC from Phycisphaeraceae bacterium includes the following:
- the typA gene encoding translational GTPase TypA — encoded protein: MPSSSANIRNVAIIAHVDHGKTTLVDKLLMQSGNFRKEELEKLQGGQHDLIMDSNPLERERGITILSKNCAVNYHSASGEDFRVNIIDTPGHADFGGEVERVLRMADGCLLLVDAFDGPMPQTKFVLAKALEAGLKPVVVINKCDRPEARPDEVLDEVFDLLVDLGADDHALDFHCVYASGRGGWATTDMDAPGQDLRPIFESIVNHVPAPSDDASKPVQMLVTTLDWSDYVGRIGIGRVYAGTLSVGQQITVIKRDGRKQNAKIGKLLRFEGLGRKEVEQISAGDLCAVIGIEGVDIGDTLADPANPVALEPVTVDEPTMTMTFRINDSPFAGQEGQYVTSRQIRERLMRELETNVALRVENGRTSDEFVVSGRGLLHLGILLETMRREGYELSVGKPEVILKSIDGVLSEPMESLVIDAPNSAVGSVMELVGSRRGELVKMEPRGENTTHMLFKMTSRALIGLRGRILTATQGEAIMHHRFEAFVPASEDNLGRINGVIIATEGGQVTPHAVNLAAERGVLFVAPGEQAYAGQIVGEHNRDNDLPFHISRLKHLDNMRAASKDATITLKPPRKMSLEQCLEYIEEDELVEITPKCVRLRKRILDESMRKRAERQSKDKERAGAEA
- a CDS encoding prepilin-type N-terminal cleavage/methylation domain-containing protein, with product MRTPRPSPTRTPRAFTLNELLVVIAIIAVLVGILLPALGHARANARVTLCLSNVRQQGVSVLSYANDFSGLLPPRILYHTEPSTTDPTGWESNPWLINALLARYEGRDFRRREFGWDSPVDIWRCPNVKPDDDDLRQTHNGNLHHAPNYWLFSEVVMNERTGSLLISNAAPDAWAPRYGSRAWRTLDQVVRTSDIAMLIDNVDYFVIEHGHRDAREFFGRAEEIIIPGNESTYDNRGSHDSLRVRPAAFADGHVAAIPATAPYWQDTRHTYTTGSGPGADFHEAEVKHLLWFIGPGSFRAGGGED
- a CDS encoding transposase gives rise to the protein MDNASWRVLAASVRKLDRSPRGGRFTFTDADIVLTFLWAVLHRRPTSWACRRDAWPLWRRGRLPSPSRMSRRLRTTSVQALLAAAEAENLVSASGALVLALDGKALRVASHSGDRTATFGAWGLRGYKLHAICDLAGSIVSWRLTPMHCHEAVMAKRMMRDMELNGYVLADSNYDSVKLYELCACKGGQLVVPRKDCRVGRGVRRSGTHPDRRRAIDMLEQSMTGFGRGLLSLRRVIERVFARLEMTHHVGLIPPHVRGIERVRRWIQAIIILDRHTQAMKR